The Clostridium septicum genome contains a region encoding:
- a CDS encoding SGNH/GDSL hydrolase family protein: MKKILCYGDSNTYGYIPGTGERYTSKERWTGILQDLLGDGFCVIEEGLNGRTTVLDDPEDPFRNGAKYFEECIKLHYPIDLIIIMLGTNDLKLRFNATSSEIANGAGTLVKIALSTTEKESETNDSAEILLVSPIHVAETMNEEEFGYIRSHKISKELAPKYEKISKSLGVEFMNAALITEASKIDSLHLSKKGHKDLAKAFEKICREILT; the protein is encoded by the coding sequence ATGAAGAAAATACTTTGTTATGGTGATTCTAATACTTATGGTTATATTCCTGGAACTGGAGAAAGATATACAAGCAAGGAACGATGGACAGGAATATTACAGGATTTATTAGGAGACGGATTTTGTGTTATAGAAGAAGGATTAAATGGTAGGACAACTGTATTAGATGATCCAGAGGACCCCTTTAGAAATGGAGCAAAATATTTTGAAGAATGCATTAAGCTACATTATCCAATAGATTTGATTATTATAATGCTTGGAACTAATGATTTAAAATTAAGATTTAATGCAACATCTAGCGAAATTGCTAATGGAGCTGGAACTTTAGTAAAGATTGCTTTAAGCACTACAGAAAAAGAAAGTGAAACTAATGATTCAGCAGAAATATTACTAGTGTCTCCAATACATGTTGCTGAAACCATGAATGAAGAAGAATTTGGATATATAAGAAGTCATAAAATATCAAAAGAGTTAGCACCTAAGTATGAAAAAATCTCTAAAAGCTTAGGGGTTGAATTTATGAACGCAGCGTTAATTACTGAAGCTTCTAAAATTGATTCACTTCATCTTTCAAAGAAAGGGCATAAAGATTTAGCAAAAGCATTCGAAAAAATATGTAGGGAAATATTAACTTAA
- a CDS encoding radical SAM protein produces the protein MVTNIFRIIATRSFKAISFTNKIEEMDSNMKELGLYVHIPFCEKLCPFCPYNKVEFDKNLANEYKDALIKEIENMGVFYGEKNITSVYFGGGTPALMIDSLGEIIKALKYNFNIKANIGIELHPRDINEIMLRSLIDIGFDMVSIGIQSFNKDNLKTLGREYINGAEKINLVKNAGFKVIDVDLIFGIKGQTKENLIEDFEIAIKNGATQVSTYPFIDFSYAKNKSKPMGKYEKKELLQSLESISENLGLKRTSVWTFGKEGISKYSSITRDSYIGFGPSAATLTNNYFKINTFSVPEYIKVMDTKLTATSLTMDFTKRVRALYWGFWNAYTLEFNSKSFKDLFNEDLDKFFKIELFLARVLGMIEKIDSGYKLTKRGTYIYHLLEQHYTHQYIDKTWRICSNEPWPKEIKLY, from the coding sequence ATGGTAACAAACATTTTTAGAATTATAGCAACAAGATCTTTTAAAGCTATAAGTTTTACTAACAAAATAGAAGAAATGGATTCTAATATGAAAGAATTAGGACTTTATGTTCATATACCTTTTTGTGAAAAATTATGTCCTTTTTGTCCCTATAACAAAGTTGAATTTGATAAAAACTTAGCTAATGAGTATAAAGATGCATTAATAAAAGAAATTGAAAATATGGGTGTTTTTTATGGTGAAAAAAATATAACTAGTGTCTATTTTGGAGGTGGGACACCAGCTTTAATGATAGATAGCTTAGGGGAAATAATTAAAGCTTTAAAATATAATTTTAATATAAAAGCTAATATAGGAATAGAACTTCATCCAAGAGATATTAATGAAATAATGTTAAGAAGCTTAATAGATATAGGATTTGATATGGTTAGTATAGGTATTCAATCCTTTAATAAAGATAACTTAAAAACTTTAGGCAGAGAGTATATAAATGGAGCTGAGAAAATAAATTTAGTAAAAAATGCTGGATTTAAGGTTATAGATGTGGATTTAATATTTGGAATTAAAGGACAAACTAAGGAAAATTTAATAGAAGATTTTGAAATTGCAATTAAAAATGGTGCAACTCAAGTATCAACATATCCTTTTATAGATTTTTCTTATGCGAAGAATAAAAGTAAGCCTATGGGAAAATATGAAAAGAAAGAGCTATTACAATCTTTAGAAAGTATAAGTGAAAATTTAGGTTTAAAAAGAACGTCTGTATGGACATTTGGAAAAGAAGGTATTTCTAAATATTCATCAATAACTAGAGATTCTTATATAGGATTTGGACCAAGTGCAGCTACATTAACAAATAACTATTTTAAAATTAATACATTTTCAGTACCTGAATATATAAAGGTTATGGACACTAAGTTAACTGCTACATCATTAACTATGGATTTTACAAAAAGAGTTAGAGCTTTGTATTGGGGATTTTGGAATGCTTATACATTAGAATTTAATAGTAAATCATTTAAAGATTTATTTAATGAGGACTTAGATAAGTTCTTTAAAATAGAGTTATTTCTAGCAAGAGTTTTAGGGATGATAGAAAAAATAGATAGTGGTTATAAATTAACTAAAAGAGGGACGTATATATACCATTTATTAGAACAGCATTATACACATCAGTATATAGATAAAACTTGGAGAATATGTAGTAATGAGCCTTGGCCTAAGGAAATAAAATTATATTAG
- a CDS encoding GNAT family N-acetyltransferase, producing the protein MFLKDRNIKEEILDLVKLTKENKEKYLKVFNDSFSDMPHGRFCDLSDIEGYINKSNDKKYFFMVAEYTDIIGFMNCEIKKERGIFDIGLCKKYRGKGYGKKLLETAIEFLNKLVTSIFFIYKGYRGIYYKLFRVYI; encoded by the coding sequence ATGTTTTTAAAAGATAGGAATATAAAAGAAGAAATTTTAGATTTAGTTAAATTAACTAAAGAAAATAAAGAGAAGTATTTGAAGGTTTTTAATGATTCATTTAGTGATATGCCTCATGGAAGATTCTGTGATTTAAGTGATATAGAAGGATATATAAATAAATCAAATGATAAAAAATATTTTTTTATGGTTGCAGAATATACTGATATTATAGGATTTATGAATTGTGAAATAAAAAAAGAAAGAGGCATATTTGATATTGGATTATGCAAAAAGTATAGAGGAAAAGGTTATGGTAAAAAATTACTAGAAACTGCAATAGAATTTTTAAATAAATTAGTAACCTCTATATTCTTTATTTATAAAGGATATAGAGGCATTTATTATAAATTATTTAGAGTTTACATATAA
- a CDS encoding radical SAM protein — MYNEDIRILFFCGGETFLWEDSGKNIRDLVKEAKEIVFLIVNIVTNGTIELDLPDVDIIFLSLDGLENNHNFIRGNTFDTILKNVEKENNSNICVYMAVNNKNLSDIEGVCRLVKENKNLKSISFNLHTPYE, encoded by the coding sequence ATGTACAATGAAGATATTAGAATTTTATTCTTTTGTGGAGGCGAAACTTTCTTATGGGAGGATTCAGGTAAAAATATAAGAGATTTAGTTAAGGAAGCTAAGGAAATAGTTTTTTTAATTGTAAATATAGTTACTAATGGAACTATAGAATTAGATTTACCAGATGTGGATATTATATTTTTAAGCTTAGATGGATTAGAGAATAATCATAATTTTATTAGAGGAAATACATTTGATACAATATTAAAAAATGTGGAGAAAGAAAATAATTCTAATATTTGCGTATATATGGCTGTAAATAATAAAAATCTTTCAGATATAGAAGGTGTATGTAGACTTGTTAAGGAAAATAAAAATCTAAAATCTATTTCTTTTAATTTACATACTCCATATGAGTGA
- a CDS encoding collagen-like protein: MSFDNYCHHHHDHKPNKCFIPPKIQIPRQSGPMGPKGPKGDKGDPGIPGIPGGLLGFADFYNTTEQKLDHNKPIAFANKGISGGKPIVPNAAYTIFTLQKNAKYLVLFQISANGNTSIGLALNGTLIPSSVVTDTGNTDTIGFSIIETTATNYTLSVINNNNSNLNVKDEPSHLIFLQLA; encoded by the coding sequence ATGAGTTTTGATAATTATTGTCATCACCACCATGATCATAAACCAAATAAATGTTTTATTCCACCTAAAATACAAATTCCTAGACAATCAGGTCCTATGGGACCTAAAGGTCCTAAAGGAGATAAAGGTGATCCAGGAATCCCTGGAATTCCTGGTGGTCTATTAGGCTTTGCAGATTTCTATAATACAACTGAACAAAAACTAGATCATAATAAGCCTATTGCCTTTGCTAATAAAGGTATTTCTGGAGGAAAACCTATTGTACCAAATGCTGCTTATACTATATTTACCCTACAAAAAAACGCTAAATATTTAGTTCTATTTCAAATAAGTGCAAATGGTAATACTAGTATAGGTTTAGCTTTAAATGGCACCTTAATTCCTTCTTCAGTTGTTACTGATACAGGTAATACTGATACAATTGGATTTTCTATTATAGAAACTACTGCAACTAATTATACCTTATCAGTTATAAATAATAATAATTCTAACTTAAATGTTAAGGATGAGCCTTCTCATCTTATTTTCTTACAACTAGCTTAG
- a CDS encoding collagenase, with the protein MDAKLQRMKKEKILRKGGATLALMAFLSANSSIPVLAVSNVPNGALSQQDIQNYEISYLNTLSYDKLVSVIENSNLGDIRGLFDFNKDTYKFYNDRNRIEALINALEKSGNEFTKEDEKGIAELSEVLRAGFYLGFYNKELSYLNDLDYKNKCLPALKAIENNENFGVGTVEQNKVVRALGTFIGNASADNEVINNTAKVLRDVRENFDTYKDDYYKLASAYELVKGIEYHTSTILAATEGKKAENTQFYGNIDSFIEEVENLCLLGNNVEEKNEYIINNAIFFTGKLSKFREDKRCSQKALTDAMKLYPYFSYQYVEAAIALINNFNGEDFDGNILKMADIKEEGKNKYLPKTYTFDDGKFIVKAGDKVSEEKIQRLYWAAKEVQAQYMRMVQNDKPLDEGHPDDILNVVIYNSPKEYKLNEKFYGLSVDNGGIYMEGMGTFFTYERTEEESIYTLEELFRHEFTHYLQGRYVVPGVWGRGDFYKDNSLTWYEEGTAEFFAGSTRTEGIKPRKSIVKNIAYDENNRMDLNSLLHVGYGDWSFYYYGFAFSNYMYNHNIDMFKNITNNIKANNVQGYKDYIESLSSNADLNRGYQNNMNNLLNDLDKLNVPLVSDDYIKEHSYKDSKEVYDEIEKTANLKDIKVNETSSQFFKTFDLRGNFTGNRSNGESSDWNEMNEKLNEVLKELSNKEWDGYKTFTAYFTNYRVNDDGNYEYDVVIHGVLTDEIKNHNNEDNANDSEDKVVQGDKNINVDEPITTNVSGKNHRETFNFDVNKTGDVNIRLDNPNKLGLTWILCKEGTLDAIAYPKIDETTLEGKAHLEPGKYSITVYKYNGEDEKGDYTLTLTGDINDTIVKETGNNHTYETAMNMDNINKVVGSFDKDNNTNIYEINLDKETELNIVLENNENLEINWLLYSADNLESYIDYAKRENGNLQSNYVAKPGKYYISVYNYNNNSNGSYKLNINKN; encoded by the coding sequence ATGGATGCAAAATTACAAAGGATGAAAAAAGAAAAAATACTTAGAAAAGGAGGTGCAACATTAGCTTTAATGGCTTTTTTATCAGCTAATAGTTCTATTCCAGTATTGGCAGTTAGCAATGTTCCAAATGGAGCTTTAAGTCAACAGGATATACAAAATTATGAAATTAGTTATTTAAACACTCTTAGTTATGATAAGTTAGTTTCAGTAATTGAAAATTCAAATTTAGGAGACATAAGAGGACTATTTGACTTTAATAAAGATACTTATAAATTCTATAATGATAGAAATCGTATTGAAGCATTGATAAATGCGTTAGAGAAAAGTGGAAATGAGTTTACAAAAGAAGATGAAAAAGGTATAGCAGAGTTAAGTGAAGTTTTAAGAGCAGGTTTTTATTTAGGATTTTATAATAAAGAGCTATCTTATTTAAACGATTTAGATTATAAAAATAAATGTTTACCAGCATTAAAAGCTATAGAAAATAACGAGAATTTTGGAGTAGGAACAGTAGAACAAAATAAAGTAGTTAGAGCTTTAGGAACATTTATAGGAAATGCTTCAGCAGATAATGAAGTAATTAATAATACAGCTAAAGTATTAAGAGATGTTAGAGAAAATTTTGATACATATAAAGATGACTATTATAAATTAGCTTCAGCATATGAATTAGTTAAGGGAATAGAATATCATACAAGTACTATATTAGCAGCTACAGAAGGTAAAAAGGCAGAAAATACACAGTTTTATGGTAATATAGATTCCTTTATAGAAGAAGTAGAAAATTTATGTTTACTAGGCAATAATGTAGAGGAAAAAAATGAGTATATAATTAATAATGCTATATTTTTCACAGGAAAGCTTAGCAAATTTAGAGAAGATAAGAGATGTTCACAAAAAGCATTAACAGATGCAATGAAGTTATATCCATACTTCTCATATCAATATGTAGAAGCAGCAATAGCTTTAATTAATAATTTTAATGGTGAAGATTTTGATGGTAACATTTTAAAAATGGCTGATATAAAGGAAGAAGGAAAAAATAAGTATTTACCAAAGACTTATACTTTTGATGATGGTAAATTTATAGTTAAAGCAGGAGATAAGGTTTCAGAAGAAAAAATTCAAAGACTTTATTGGGCAGCTAAAGAAGTACAAGCTCAATATATGAGAATGGTTCAAAACGATAAGCCTTTAGACGAAGGACATCCAGATGATATTTTAAATGTTGTTATATACAATTCTCCAAAAGAATATAAACTAAATGAAAAATTTTATGGACTTAGTGTAGATAATGGCGGAATATATATGGAAGGTATGGGTACATTCTTTACTTATGAAAGAACAGAAGAGGAAAGCATATACACATTAGAGGAATTATTCCGTCATGAATTTACTCATTACTTACAAGGAAGATATGTAGTTCCTGGTGTATGGGGAAGAGGAGATTTCTATAAAGATAATTCATTAACTTGGTACGAAGAAGGAACAGCAGAATTCTTTGCAGGTTCAACTAGAACTGAAGGAATAAAGCCAAGAAAGTCTATTGTAAAAAATATAGCTTATGACGAAAATAATAGAATGGATTTAAATTCATTACTTCATGTAGGCTATGGAGATTGGAGCTTCTATTATTATGGATTTGCTTTTTCAAACTACATGTATAATCATAATATAGATATGTTTAAAAATATTACTAATAATATAAAAGCAAATAATGTACAAGGATATAAAGATTATATAGAATCACTTAGTAGTAATGCTGATTTAAATAGAGGTTATCAAAATAATATGAATAATCTATTAAATGATCTTGATAAACTTAATGTACCATTAGTATCAGATGATTATATAAAAGAACATTCTTATAAAGATTCAAAAGAAGTTTATGATGAAATAGAAAAAACTGCTAATTTAAAAGATATAAAAGTAAATGAAACATCATCACAATTCTTTAAAACATTCGATTTAAGAGGAAACTTTACTGGAAACAGAAGTAATGGAGAATCAAGTGATTGGAATGAAATGAATGAAAAGTTAAATGAAGTTTTAAAAGAACTTTCTAATAAAGAATGGGATGGATATAAGACATTTACAGCATATTTCACTAATTATAGAGTAAATGATGATGGAAATTATGAATATGATGTTGTAATACATGGTGTTTTAACTGATGAAATTAAAAACCATAATAATGAAGACAATGCTAATGATAGTGAAGATAAAGTAGTACAAGGGGATAAAAATATTAATGTAGATGAACCTATAACTACTAATGTATCTGGTAAAAATCATAGAGAAACTTTTAATTTCGATGTAAATAAAACTGGAGATGTTAATATAAGATTAGATAATCCAAATAAACTGGGATTAACTTGGATTTTATGTAAAGAAGGAACTCTAGATGCTATTGCTTATCCTAAGATAGATGAAACTACTTTAGAAGGTAAAGCACATTTAGAGCCAGGAAAATATTCTATAACAGTATATAAATATAATGGAGAAGATGAAAAAGGCGATTATACACTAACACTTACTGGAGATATAAATGATACCATAGTAAAAGAAACTGGAAATAATCATACTTATGAAACAGCAATGAATATGGATAATATAAATAAGGTAGTAGGATCATTTGACAAAGATAATAATACTAATATATATGAAATAAACTTAGATAAAGAAACAGAGTTAAATATAGTATTAGAAAACAACGAGAACCTAGAAATTAACTGGCTTCTTTATTCAGCTGACAATTTAGAAAGTTATATAGATTATGCAAAAAGAGAAAATGGAAATTTACAAAGTAATTATGTAGCAAAACCAGGAAAATATTATATATCTGTATATAATTATAATAATAATTCAAATGGAAGTTACAAGTTGAATATAAATAAGAATTAG
- a CDS encoding sensor histidine kinase yields MKLKNKLFINFGILFFITLNISGCFLIKSTFNTSIQKAIDESFREYAVIYSNIKSGENLNNLFLTTEEIISIKSDNYLSIIQNPSINLEFRTKNNKIIYSSNSNNFNLPNKLFSFDNDKANYIILNFNKTNNLIISKPISFNNQNFSFTYINNIDSLYNTQNNNIIILFELNFLFILIFLLIIYLISSDITKPLSILSNNIDEIIKGNFNKKLSYSSDIKELNTISTNFNLMSEEIKNKIALLSKENLSKQRFINNLTHEIKTPLTSIIGYSSLIINKKIKDIDLIHKSFETIYNDGKRIESLTTNLIKLITLDKSNLDIEDVHVLSVLEDIENTIKIKLIEHNIDFSIHGFDFIIKTDKYLLTTLLSNFIDNSIKAISNHNTLEKKIIIVLNKNSLVIKDSGIGIPKEDLDKIFEPFYMINKSRVHSIGGFGLGLAICSKIIEILNIKFYISSIPNKGTTIKLIFKGDFI; encoded by the coding sequence ATGAAATTAAAAAACAAATTATTTATAAATTTCGGTATTCTTTTTTTTATAACTTTAAATATCTCAGGTTGTTTTTTAATTAAATCAACATTTAATACTTCTATACAAAAAGCTATTGATGAAAGTTTTAGAGAATATGCTGTAATATATTCAAATATCAAAAGTGGTGAAAATTTAAATAATTTATTTTTAACTACTGAAGAAATTATATCAATTAAAAGTGATAATTATTTAAGTATTATACAAAACCCTTCTATTAATTTAGAATTTAGAACTAAAAATAATAAGATAATCTATTCTTCTAATTCTAATAACTTTAATTTACCAAATAAATTATTTTCTTTCGATAATGATAAGGCCAATTATATTATACTAAATTTTAATAAAACTAACAATTTAATTATAAGCAAACCAATTTCATTTAATAATCAAAATTTTAGTTTTACATACATAAATAATATTGATTCTTTATATAATACTCAAAATAATAATATTATTATTTTATTTGAATTAAATTTTCTTTTTATTTTAATATTTTTACTTATAATATATTTAATTTCCTCTGATATAACTAAACCCTTATCTATTCTTAGTAATAATATAGACGAAATAATAAAGGGGAACTTCAACAAAAAACTTTCATATTCTAGTGATATTAAAGAACTTAACACTATTTCTACTAATTTTAATTTAATGAGCGAAGAAATTAAGAATAAAATAGCATTATTAAGTAAAGAAAATTTATCAAAACAACGTTTTATTAATAATCTTACCCATGAAATAAAGACTCCATTAACATCTATCATAGGATACTCTAGTCTCATAATTAATAAAAAAATTAAAGATATTGATTTAATTCATAAATCCTTTGAAACAATTTATAATGATGGAAAAAGAATAGAATCATTAACAACAAACTTAATAAAGCTTATAACTCTTGATAAATCAAATCTTGATATAGAAGATGTACATGTTCTCTCTGTATTAGAAGATATTGAAAATACTATTAAAATTAAACTTATAGAACATAATATAGATTTTTCTATACATGGATTTGATTTTATAATAAAAACTGATAAATATTTATTAACTACATTACTATCTAATTTTATAGATAACTCAATTAAAGCAATATCTAACCATAATACCTTAGAAAAAAAGATTATTATAGTTCTTAATAAAAATTCTTTAGTAATAAAAGATTCTGGTATAGGTATTCCAAAAGAAGACTTAGACAAAATATTTGAACCTTTCTATATGATAAATAAATCTAGAGTACACTCTATTGGAGGATTTGGTTTAGGCCTTGCAATTTGTTCAAAGATTATTGAAATATTAAATATTAAATTTTATATTTCTAGCATACCTAATAAAGGTACTACTATAAAATTAATTTTTAAAGGAGATTTTATATGA
- a CDS encoding polysaccharide deacetylase family protein, with protein sequence MNNVERKAYNGRYKNQRKKCKVKNSNINKLKKKRYRRRVRNKIIFKFIMISLFVTILIVIKNNISNYKAEKSKENAKNEIVTTIVDDKSNDNKDTEPKKQERYEKQEEIKKSDPHEIMPNSNVTYEGVTYAMDASDVKAMLYGTYAGSKKYVFLTFDDGPSPNTEKVLDILKENNVKGTFFVLGSMIEASTEAQKTLKRIIKEGNALANHTYTHNLSTLYPRNTIDINYFMEEVNNTNKLMKKILGENFNTKVLRMPGGYMSRKYYNDPSLPAFDDKLNSEGIVSIDWNTLNGDAEGVEYTVEEMVNKVKEGAKEVNQSIVLMHDTYGKEKTVEALPEIINYFKSQGYEFRTIK encoded by the coding sequence ATGAATAATGTAGAGAGAAAAGCTTATAATGGAAGATATAAAAATCAAAGAAAGAAATGTAAAGTTAAAAACTCTAATATAAATAAATTAAAGAAAAAAAGGTATAGAAGAAGAGTAAGAAATAAAATTATATTTAAATTTATAATGATTAGCTTATTTGTTACTATATTAATAGTAATAAAAAATAATATAAGTAATTATAAAGCTGAGAAAAGTAAAGAAAATGCAAAAAATGAGATAGTAACAACAATTGTAGATGATAAATCTAATGATAATAAAGATACGGAACCTAAGAAACAAGAAAGATATGAAAAACAAGAAGAGATAAAGAAATCAGATCCTCACGAAATAATGCCCAATAGTAATGTTACATATGAGGGGGTAACATATGCAATGGATGCTAGTGATGTAAAAGCTATGCTTTATGGTACATATGCAGGATCAAAAAAATATGTTTTTTTAACTTTTGATGATGGTCCAAGCCCTAATACAGAAAAGGTATTAGATATTTTAAAAGAAAATAATGTTAAAGGAACATTTTTTGTGCTTGGAAGTATGATAGAGGCATCAACAGAAGCACAGAAAACTTTAAAAAGAATTATAAAAGAAGGTAATGCACTAGCAAATCATACATATACACATAATCTTTCAACTTTATATCCAAGAAATACTATTGACATAAATTATTTTATGGAAGAAGTTAATAATACAAATAAGTTAATGAAAAAAATACTTGGAGAAAACTTTAACACAAAGGTTTTAAGAATGCCAGGTGGTTATATGAGTAGAAAATACTATAATGATCCTTCATTACCAGCATTTGATGATAAACTAAATTCAGAAGGAATTGTTAGCATAGATTGGAATACATTAAATGGAGATGCTGAGGGAGTAGAATATACAGTTGAAGAGATGGTTAATAAGGTTAAAGAAGGTGCTAAAGAAGTCAATCAATCAATAGTTTTAATGCATGATACATATGGTAAAGAGAAAACAGTA
- a CDS encoding IS6 family transposase: MSKTNIKCPRCNSDKLYKFGMNKQAKQKYQCKQCKRQFVLGDGDGRPKLNNPKCPRCGKGTYLHHAYKHYNRYKCNNKKCNHIIVKHHTTNIDTASSELVSGSLSMKGMRFPLHVILTALTLYFLNNSSTRAISQFLMINSGIKVSHVTIASWTNKFAPFFKQKADKFKASLNLQSDDWHADETVVFINGERYYLWLAIDSETRFILAFHLTKSRSSDSAYALVNEAKKFGEPANFITDRLPSYNEAVATLLPNTTHIPVAPMSSDTNNNLIESFNKTFKAWYKTKKGFNSFQKANNLIYLFIFHYNFIRPHGSLNNCTPAEVAGFASDSFSKNSWFSAS, translated from the coding sequence ATGAGCAAAACTAATATAAAATGCCCACGCTGTAATTCTGATAAACTATATAAGTTTGGTATGAATAAGCAGGCTAAACAAAAGTATCAATGTAAGCAGTGTAAGCGCCAATTCGTCCTAGGCGACGGTGACGGACGTCCTAAACTAAATAATCCTAAATGTCCTAGATGCGGTAAGGGAACTTACTTACATCATGCATATAAACATTACAATCGCTATAAGTGCAATAACAAGAAGTGTAATCACATAATAGTAAAACATCACACCACCAATATTGATACAGCTTCTAGTGAATTAGTTAGTGGTTCCCTTTCAATGAAAGGAATGCGTTTTCCGCTACATGTAATACTAACTGCATTAACACTATATTTTTTAAATAATTCATCAACAAGAGCCATTTCTCAATTCTTGATGATTAACTCTGGAATTAAAGTATCTCATGTCACGATAGCCAGTTGGACTAATAAATTTGCACCTTTCTTTAAACAAAAGGCTGATAAATTTAAAGCTAGTTTAAACTTACAATCTGACGATTGGCACGCTGATGAAACAGTAGTATTTATTAATGGTGAAAGATACTACCTTTGGTTAGCTATTGATTCAGAAACTAGATTTATTTTAGCATTTCATTTAACTAAATCTAGAAGTTCTGATTCAGCATACGCATTGGTAAATGAAGCTAAAAAATTTGGTGAACCAGCTAATTTTATAACTGATAGATTACCTTCATATAATGAAGCCGTGGCTACGCTATTGCCCAATACAACTCATATTCCTGTAGCTCCAATGTCTAGTGATACAAATAATAATTTAATTGAATCATTTAATAAAACATTTAAAGCCTGGTATAAAACCAAGAAAGGATTCAACTCTTTTCAAAAAGCTAATAACCTTATATATTTATTTATCTTTCACTATAACTTTATTAGACCACATGGATCATTAAATAACTGTACTCCAGCAGAAGTTGCCGGCTTCGCCAGCGATAGCTTTTCTAAAAACTCTTGGTTTTCAGCATCTTAA
- a CDS encoding response regulator transcription factor — translation MANILIVDDEKSIRDLIVLTLKLENYSTMEASNGEIALNLINEFNFDLILLDIMLPKMNGLKLFQEIKHKKIPVIFLTAKCSLQDKILGLKLGAEDYITKPFEPLELLARIEVILRRKTNYYSDDTNILRFQHITILTNERIVKNNNNEISLTVKEYNLLVEFIKNINVVLSRECLLNTVWGYDFYGETRTVDMHVKQLREKLNLKNYLVTVYKVGYKLRE, via the coding sequence ATGGCAAATATATTAATTGTAGATGATGAAAAATCAATACGTGATTTAATTGTACTTACACTAAAACTTGAAAACTACTCAACTATGGAGGCTTCAAATGGAGAAATTGCTCTTAATTTAATTAATGAATTTAATTTTGACTTAATTCTTTTAGATATAATGCTTCCTAAAATGAATGGTCTTAAATTATTTCAAGAAATAAAACATAAAAAAATTCCTGTAATATTTTTAACAGCTAAATGTAGCTTACAGGATAAAATTTTAGGACTTAAATTAGGAGCTGAAGATTATATAACAAAACCCTTTGAACCTCTGGAACTTTTAGCAAGAATAGAAGTTATTTTAAGACGAAAAACTAATTATTATTCTGATGATACTAATATATTAAGGTTTCAGCATATAACTATTTTAACTAATGAACGAATTGTTAAAAATAATAATAATGAAATTTCTTTAACTGTTAAAGAATATAATCTACTTGTTGAATTTATTAAAAATATAAATGTTGTTCTTAGCCGAGAATGTTTATTAAATACTGTATGGGGATATGATTTTTATGGAGAAACCAGAACTGTAGATATGCATGTAAAACAGTTGCGTGAAAAACTTAACTTAAAAAACTATCTTGTAACTGTTTATAAAGTAGGTTATAAACTAAGGGAGTAA